A window from Sinorhizobium fredii encodes these proteins:
- a CDS encoding protein-S-isoprenylcysteine O-methyltransferase encodes MSIATIGQTIWVLGIVAWYFIRRPYERRAKRVEVVSNRRSGSETIGLSAALLGLGILPGIYVVTGIPEAADYPASAWAVAVGTIVFALAMWVFRRTHKELGRNWSITLEIRDRHELISGGPYALVRHPMYTSFMLMGVGQAFLLANWVMGVAGLVGFAILFILRVDEEERMMLETFGPQYRAYMEKTKRIIPYLY; translated from the coding sequence ATGTCGATCGCTACCATCGGCCAGACTATTTGGGTGCTTGGCATTGTCGCTTGGTACTTTATTCGCCGTCCCTACGAGCGCCGCGCGAAGCGCGTGGAGGTCGTCAGCAATCGTCGCTCCGGCTCGGAGACGATCGGGCTGTCTGCGGCGCTGCTCGGCCTCGGAATCCTTCCAGGGATCTATGTGGTGACGGGCATCCCCGAGGCGGCCGACTATCCGGCGAGCGCTTGGGCCGTGGCCGTTGGGACCATCGTCTTCGCCCTCGCCATGTGGGTATTTCGCAGGACGCACAAGGAACTCGGCCGCAACTGGTCCATCACACTGGAGATTCGCGACCGGCATGAGCTGATCAGCGGGGGGCCCTACGCGCTCGTGCGCCATCCGATGTACACTTCCTTCATGCTCATGGGCGTTGGACAGGCCTTTCTGCTGGCGAACTGGGTCATGGGTGTTGCCGGGTTAGTCGGCTTCGCGATCCTATTTATTCTGAGGGTGGACGAGGAGGAGCGCATGATGCTGGAGACATTCGGCCCGCAATACCGCGCCTATATGGAAAAGACCAAGCGAATCATCCCCTATCTCTACTAG